The genomic DNA GATATGAGATTAGTCAGCTATTAGACGATAGTACAGATAACATGACATCATTTTCTGAAATAAAAATTTAAAATACATTTAAAAATTCGCTATCAAAAACTTACTTTTGTAGCAATATTAAAAAAAATATTCAAATGAGCGTTTTAGTAAACAAAGATTCAAAAATAATAGTTCAAGGATTTACAGGTAGTGAAGGTACTTTTCACGCCGGACAAATGATTGAGTACGGTACAAATGTCGTAGGTGGTGTTACTCCAGGAAAAGGAGGACAAACACATTTAGACAAACCTGTTTTTAATACAGTAACCGAAGCTGTAGAAAAAGTAGGAGCAGATACAACAATTATTTTTGTACCACCAGCTTTTGCTGCTGATGCAATTATGGAAGCTGCCGATGCTGGAATCAAAGTAATTATTTGTATTACTGAAGGTATTCCTGTAGCAGATATGATTAAAGCTTCAGATTATATTAAAGGTAAAGACTGTAGATTAGTTGGGCCTAACTGTCCGGGAGTTATTACTCCAGGTGAAGCTAAAGTTGGTATCATGCCAGGTTTTGTATTCAAGCAAGGAAAAGTAGGTATTGTTTCTAAATCTGGAACTTTAACTTATGAAGCTGCAGACCAAGTTGTAAAACAAGGTTTAGGTATTACAACTGCTATTGGTATTGGTGGAGATCCAATTATTGGAACAACCACTAAAGAAGCTGTAGAGTTATTAATAAATGATGATGCTACAGAGTGTGTAGTAATGATTGGAGAAATTGGAGGTCAGTTAGAAGCAGATGCTGCAAACTGGTACAAAAACTCAGGAAGTAAAAAACCAATTATAGGTTTTATAGCAGGAGAAACAGCGCCAGCTGGTCGTACAATGGGACATGCAGGAGCAATTGTTGGTGGAAGTGATGATACTGCACAAGCAAAAAAAGCAATTATGAGAGACTGCGGAATTCACGTTGTAGATTCTCCAGCAGAAATTGGTAAAAAAGTAGCTGAAGTTTTAGGATAATAGCTATTACTACAGATTTTTATTGTTAAATTCTGTTAAAAAAAATATAAACTAGAAACGTTATTAGTTCGTTGGCTTTACTTTAGCTAACGAACTTTTTTTTTATCATATTTTAAATAAAACGGTAATCTTTTTAAAATAACTACAATTTAAGAGGAAAGTAATATTTAATAACCAAATACCAACCAAAATGAAACATTTAAAATTAGTTGTAATTTTTATGCTTGTAGCTTTCGTCTATAGTTGTAAAAAAGACAATGCAACAAGCAAAGATCTTGCTTACAAAACCGAAGCACAAACAGATGCAAATGGCTTTAATTACGAAACTGTAGCTAACGACCCTACAGGTTTACGCTTGTATACCTTAGATAATGGTTTAAAAGTGTATTTAAGTAAAAACACTGATGAACCAAAAATCCAAACGTATATAGCAGTTAGAGCAGGATCAAATTATGACCCTAAAGAATCTACTGGATTGGCGCACTATTTAGAACATATGGTATTTAAAGGAACAGATGAAATAGGAACTATAGATTGGGAAAAGGAAAAAGAGTATTTAGATAAAATATCAGAGCTTTATGAGCAACATAGAGCAGAAACAGATCCTGATAAAAAATTAGAACTATACCGTGAAATAGATAAAGTGTCTTTAGAAGCTTCAAACTATTCAGTAGCAAACGAATATGATAAAATGACAAGTTCATTAGGAGCGACAGGTACAAATGCACACACTTGGTTCGAAGAAACTGTTTATAAAAATAAAATTCCGGCTAACGAATTAGGTAAATGGTTAGAGCTTGAAGAAGAACGCTTTAGTCAACTAGTATTGCGTTTATTTCATACAGAATTAGAAGCTGTATTCGAAGAGTTTAACCGTGGCCAAGATAACGATGGTAGAAAACGTTATGCAGCAATGTTAGAAGGCTTATTTCCTAATCACCCATACGGACAACAAAAAACTATAGGTACTGCAGAGCATTTAAAAAACCCATCTTTAGTAGATATAAATAATTATTTCGATAAATATTATGTACCTAATAATATGGCTATGGTTTTAGTAGGAGATTTAGATTTTGACGAAACCATAAAAAAAGTAAACAACACATTTGGTAACTTAAAAAGAAAAGAAGTTACTCACCCAACACTACCAAAAGAAGAGCCAATTACTAGTGTAATAACAAACGAAGTATTTGGGCCAACATCAGAAAGTGTATCTATTGCATTTAGATCTAATGGAGTAAACACCAATGATGAAAAAATGGTAACACTATGTGATATGGTTTTAGCAAACGGTAATGCTGGTTTAATAGATTTAAATTTAAATCAAGAACAATTAGTACAATATGCTGGTTGTAATACAACATTTTTAAACGATTATGGTTACCATAGTTTTAGTGGGTCGCCAAAAGAAGGTCAATCTCTAGACGAAGTAAAAAGCTTAATCCTTGACCAAATTGAAAAGCTTAAAAAAGGAGAGTTTGAAGACTGGATGATTGAAGCTGTTGTAAACGACTTAAAAAAATCCCAATTAAGAGAATACGAAAATAGTACTGCTTTGGCTTCAGCTTATTTTAATGCCTTTATTCATCATGAAAAATGGGAAGACAAAGTTAAGTTTTTAGACGAGTTAAAAGCAGTATCAAAACAAGAATTAGTAGATTTTGCAAACAGCTTTTATAAAGGTAATTATGTTGTAACATACAAAAGAAAAGGAGAAGATAATAACATAGTAAAAGTTTCTAATCCAGGAATTACACCAGTAAACTTAAATAGAGATAAATCTTCGCAATACATTAAAGATTTCAACGCAAAACAATCACAGCCTATAACACCTAAATATGTAGACTATAGCTCAGCTATTAAAAAAACAAAAACAAGTAGCGGATTAGAAGTGTCTTACATAGAAAACGAAACTAACGATTTATTCGATATGAATATCATTTTTGATATGGGAAGCGATAATGATAAAAAGTTAGGATTAGCAGTAGGTTATTTAGATTATTTAGGAACAGATAAATATTCAGCTGAAGAATTAAAGAAAGAATTTTACAAATTAGGTATCGATTACTTTGTAAATGCTCAAGGAGAACAGAGTTATGTAGGACTTAGAGGTTTAAAAGAAAACTTACCTAAAGGTTTAGAGTTGCTAGAGCACTTATGGGAAAATGCTGTACCAAATAAAGAAGCCTATAATAAATATGTCGAGTCTATAGCAAAAGGAAGATCAAACAACAAAACAAGTAAAGGTAGAATTTTACGTTCAGGCTTATTAAATTATGCTAAATATGGAGAAAATTCTAGATTACGTAATATTATTCCTATTAGCGAAATGCAGGAAATTAATCCTCAGGAATTAGTAGACTTAACCAAAGGACTAAAAGATTTTAAACAGCGTGTTTTCTATTATGGTAAAGATGTAGATGCAGCAGTAAAAGCATTAAACGACTACCATAAAGTTTCAGGAGATTTAAACGAGTATCCAGAAGCAATGGCTTATTTAGAAAAAGAAACTGGAGGAAATGTGTACTTTGTAGATTATGATATGGTGCAAAGTGAAATGATGTTTTTAGCAAAAGGAGAACCATTTAAACCAGAAAACATGGCAGCTTCTACTTTGTTTAATACGTATTTTGGTGGCGGATTATCATCAATAGTTTTTCAAGAAATTAGAGAGTCTAAATCATTAGCGTATTCTGCATGGTCAAATTATGCAACAGCACGTAAAAAAGACGATGCAAATTATGTAATGGCTTACATTGGTACACAAGCTAATAAAATGCCAGAAGCAGTAGATGCAATGATGAGTTTAATGAGTGATATGCCAGAATCTGAAGAGCAGTTTAATGCTGCAAAAGAATCTACATTAAAAAAATTAGCAGCACAGCGTATCACAAAATCAAATATCTTCTGGAGCTACGAAAGATTACAAAAATTAGGTATAAACGAAGACAATCGTGAAGCTATGTATAACGCTATAAAAGATATGACTATGGAAGACCTACGCGAGTTCTTTAATAAGAATATAAAAGGTGAAAATTATAATGTTATGGTAATAGGAAACAAAAAGGATATTAATTTTAAAGCACTTGAAAAATTAGGAAAAGTGCAAGAAATGGATGTTGATTACCTGTTTAATTACGAAAAACCTAAAGAAGTGAAATTATAAACACTTTGTATAAGATTACTTGAGACACACAACTCAAGTAAGTTGTTAATCACCAAAAAACCTCATAGTTCTTTAGAATTTATGAGGTTTTTTAATATACAATAACATAGTAATTACTATATTTGAATTACAAAAAAACCAAAATAATTAATGAAACTTTTAGAAGGAAAAACAGCCATAATAACAGGAGCAAGCCGAGGTATTGGTAAAGGTATTGCACAAGTTTTTGCACAGCATGGTGCTAATGTAGCATTTACATACAGTTCTTCTGTAGAAGCTGCAAATGAATTAGAAAAAGAATTAAATACTTTAGGCATTAAAGCTAAAGGATATAAAAGTAATGCAGCAAATTTTAATGAAGCACAAACTTTAGCTGAAGATGTTTTAAAAGAATTTGGAGCAATAGATGTATTAATTAATAATGCAGGTATTACAAAAGATAATTTGTTAATGCGAATGGGTGAAGAAGACTTCGATAAAGTAATTGAAGTAAACTTAAAATCTGTTTTTAACATGACAAAAGCTGTACAGCGTACAATGCTTAAGCAACGTAAAGGTTCTATTATAAATATGAGTTCTGTAGTTGGTGTAAAAGGTAATGCCGGACAAACAAACTATGCAGCCTCAAAAGCAGGAATTATAGGTTTTTCAAAATCTGTAGCTTTAGAGTTAGGGTCAAGAAATATTAGAAGTAATGTAATCGCTCCTGGTTTTATAGAAACCGAAATGACAGCTAAATTAGATGAGGACACTGTAAAAGGATGGCGCAACGCAATTCCTTTAAAACGTGGTGGTACACCAGAAGATATTGCAAATGCTTGTGTGTTTTTAGCAAGTGACATGTCTGCATATGTTACAGGACAAACCTTAAATGTTGATGGCGGAATGCTAACATAAATTAAGCATTGCATCCTAAAACTGGATGTTATTATTTAACTTAAAAAACTTAATGAGTTCTCAAACTCTTTTATATATAATAATTGCTGGAATTGTTGCTATTGCATTAGCGCTTTTTCAATATAAATACAAAGCAAAAGGCGCATCTAAAACGAATGTGCTTTTTGCTTTTTTACGTTTTTTAAGCATTTTTGGAGTATTACTTTTATTAATAAACCCAAAATTTGAAAGTACTAAAGTATATACTGTAAAACCTAATTTGGTAATAGCTGTAGACAATTCAAACTCTATAAAACACTTAAATCAGGAAGAAAATGTAAAAAATATTTTAAACAGTTTAAAAACGAATAACACACTTTTAAACAAGTTTAATATAGATGTATTTTCCTTTGGAAAAAACTTAAATACTTCAGATTCTTTAACATTTATTGAAAA from Lacinutrix sp. 5H-3-7-4 includes the following:
- a CDS encoding pitrilysin family protein — protein: MKHLKLVVIFMLVAFVYSCKKDNATSKDLAYKTEAQTDANGFNYETVANDPTGLRLYTLDNGLKVYLSKNTDEPKIQTYIAVRAGSNYDPKESTGLAHYLEHMVFKGTDEIGTIDWEKEKEYLDKISELYEQHRAETDPDKKLELYREIDKVSLEASNYSVANEYDKMTSSLGATGTNAHTWFEETVYKNKIPANELGKWLELEEERFSQLVLRLFHTELEAVFEEFNRGQDNDGRKRYAAMLEGLFPNHPYGQQKTIGTAEHLKNPSLVDINNYFDKYYVPNNMAMVLVGDLDFDETIKKVNNTFGNLKRKEVTHPTLPKEEPITSVITNEVFGPTSESVSIAFRSNGVNTNDEKMVTLCDMVLANGNAGLIDLNLNQEQLVQYAGCNTTFLNDYGYHSFSGSPKEGQSLDEVKSLILDQIEKLKKGEFEDWMIEAVVNDLKKSQLREYENSTALASAYFNAFIHHEKWEDKVKFLDELKAVSKQELVDFANSFYKGNYVVTYKRKGEDNNIVKVSNPGITPVNLNRDKSSQYIKDFNAKQSQPITPKYVDYSSAIKKTKTSSGLEVSYIENETNDLFDMNIIFDMGSDNDKKLGLAVGYLDYLGTDKYSAEELKKEFYKLGIDYFVNAQGEQSYVGLRGLKENLPKGLELLEHLWENAVPNKEAYNKYVESIAKGRSNNKTSKGRILRSGLLNYAKYGENSRLRNIIPISEMQEINPQELVDLTKGLKDFKQRVFYYGKDVDAAVKALNDYHKVSGDLNEYPEAMAYLEKETGGNVYFVDYDMVQSEMMFLAKGEPFKPENMAASTLFNTYFGGGLSSIVFQEIRESKSLAYSAWSNYATARKKDDANYVMAYIGTQANKMPEAVDAMMSLMSDMPESEEQFNAAKESTLKKLAAQRITKSNIFWSYERLQKLGINEDNREAMYNAIKDMTMEDLREFFNKNIKGENYNVMVIGNKKDINFKALEKLGKVQEMDVDYLFNYEKPKEVKL
- the sucD gene encoding succinate--CoA ligase subunit alpha, which produces MSVLVNKDSKIIVQGFTGSEGTFHAGQMIEYGTNVVGGVTPGKGGQTHLDKPVFNTVTEAVEKVGADTTIIFVPPAFAADAIMEAADAGIKVIICITEGIPVADMIKASDYIKGKDCRLVGPNCPGVITPGEAKVGIMPGFVFKQGKVGIVSKSGTLTYEAADQVVKQGLGITTAIGIGGDPIIGTTTKEAVELLINDDATECVVMIGEIGGQLEADAANWYKNSGSKKPIIGFIAGETAPAGRTMGHAGAIVGGSDDTAQAKKAIMRDCGIHVVDSPAEIGKKVAEVLG
- the fabG gene encoding 3-oxoacyl-[acyl-carrier-protein] reductase: MKLLEGKTAIITGASRGIGKGIAQVFAQHGANVAFTYSSSVEAANELEKELNTLGIKAKGYKSNAANFNEAQTLAEDVLKEFGAIDVLINNAGITKDNLLMRMGEEDFDKVIEVNLKSVFNMTKAVQRTMLKQRKGSIINMSSVVGVKGNAGQTNYAASKAGIIGFSKSVALELGSRNIRSNVIAPGFIETEMTAKLDEDTVKGWRNAIPLKRGGTPEDIANACVFLASDMSAYVTGQTLNVDGGMLT